The following coding sequences lie in one Brachionichthys hirsutus isolate HB-005 chromosome 15, CSIRO-AGI_Bhir_v1, whole genome shotgun sequence genomic window:
- the elovl1a gene encoding elongation of very long chain fatty acids protein 1a isoform X1: protein MFQEAMSSILEFHHYLQKRTDPRVKDYPLMQSPIEMTSILVAYTIFSVRIGPWLMANRSPFRLNKAMVVYNLSMVLMNGYIVYEFLMSGWATTYTWRCDIIDTSTSPETLRMVRACWLFYFSKYIELLDTIFFVLRKKQSQITFLHVFHHSFMPWSWWWGITVSPGMGSFHAMVNAVVHVIMYFYYGLSAAGPRFQKYLWWKKYMTAIQLTQFVLITLHASQYYLMETCDYQTPLWIHLVMSYGVFFFLLFSNFWLQAYVKGKRLPVTEDRLKPNDLTVEHITVVDSGKHQKSGNGHIQTNGTVCVGKVKEI, encoded by the exons ATGTTCCAAGAAGCTATGTCAAGCATTTTAGAATTCCACCATTACCTCCAGAAAAGGACCG ACCCCCGGGTGAAAGACTACCCGCTGATGCAGAGTCCCATAGAAATGACCTCCATCTTGGTGGCTTACACCATTTTCTCGGTGCGCATCGGACCTTGGCTGATGGCGAACCGCAGCCCCTTCCGTCTTAACAAAGCCATGGTCGTCTACAACCTCAGCATGGTTTTAATGAATGGCTATATTGTGTATGAG TTCTTAATGTCTGGATGGGCCACCACGTATACGTGGAGATGTGACATTATTGATACCTCTACCAGCCCTGAAACTCTTCGG atGGTTCGAGCATGctggttgttttatttttccaaatacATTGAACTCCTTGACACG atattCTTTGTGCTGAGGAAGAAACAAAGCCAGATCACATTTCTGCACGTTTTTCATCACTCCTTCATGCCCTGGTCATGGTGGTGGGGCATCACTGTGTCTCCTG GAATGGGTAGCTTCCATGCCATGGTTAATGCAGTCGTCCATGTCATCATGTACTTCTACTACGGActctctgctgcaggacctCGCTTCCAGAAATACCTGTGGTGGAAGAAGTACATGACTGCCATCCAGCTT acgcAGTTTGTTTTGATCACCCTTCACGCCAGTCAGTATTATCTCATGGAAACATGCGACTACCAGACTCCCCTTTGGATCCATCTCGTCATGTCGTACGGcgtctttttcttcctcctcttctcaaaCTTCTGGTTGCAGGCCTACGTAAAGGGCAAACGGCTACCCGTCACGGAAGACCGGTTGAAACCCAACGATTTGACCGTGGAACACATCACTGTGGTGGACAGCGGGAAACACCAGAAGAGTGGGAATGGACACATCCAGACCAATGGCACAGTCTGTGTGGGGAAAGTAAAGGAAATCTAA
- the elovl1a gene encoding elongation of very long chain fatty acids protein 1a isoform X2 has product MFQEAMSSILEFHHYLQKRTDPRVKDYPLMQSPIEMTSILVAYTIFSVRIGPWLMANRSPFRLNKAMVVYNLSMVLMNGYIVYEFLMSGWATTYTWRCDIIDTSTSPETLRMVRACWLFYFSKYIELLDTIFFVLRKKQSQITFLHVFHHSFMPWSWWWGITVSPAAGMGSFHAMVNAVVHVIMYFYYGLSAAGPRFQKYLWWKKYMTAIQLTQFVLITLHASQYYLMETCDYQTPLWIHLVMSYGVFFFLLFSNFWLQAYVKGKRLPVTEDRLKPNDLTVEHITVVDSGKHQKSGNGHIQTNGTVCVGKVKEI; this is encoded by the exons ATGTTCCAAGAAGCTATGTCAAGCATTTTAGAATTCCACCATTACCTCCAGAAAAGGACCG ACCCCCGGGTGAAAGACTACCCGCTGATGCAGAGTCCCATAGAAATGACCTCCATCTTGGTGGCTTACACCATTTTCTCGGTGCGCATCGGACCTTGGCTGATGGCGAACCGCAGCCCCTTCCGTCTTAACAAAGCCATGGTCGTCTACAACCTCAGCATGGTTTTAATGAATGGCTATATTGTGTATGAG TTCTTAATGTCTGGATGGGCCACCACGTATACGTGGAGATGTGACATTATTGATACCTCTACCAGCCCTGAAACTCTTCGG atGGTTCGAGCATGctggttgttttatttttccaaatacATTGAACTCCTTGACACG atattCTTTGTGCTGAGGAAGAAACAAAGCCAGATCACATTTCTGCACGTTTTTCATCACTCCTTCATGCCCTGGTCATGGTGGTGGGGCATCACTGTGTCTCCTG ctGCAGGAATGGGTAGCTTCCATGCCATGGTTAATGCAGTCGTCCATGTCATCATGTACTTCTACTACGGActctctgctgcaggacctCGCTTCCAGAAATACCTGTGGTGGAAGAAGTACATGACTGCCATCCAGCTT acgcAGTTTGTTTTGATCACCCTTCACGCCAGTCAGTATTATCTCATGGAAACATGCGACTACCAGACTCCCCTTTGGATCCATCTCGTCATGTCGTACGGcgtctttttcttcctcctcttctcaaaCTTCTGGTTGCAGGCCTACGTAAAGGGCAAACGGCTACCCGTCACGGAAGACCGGTTGAAACCCAACGATTTGACCGTGGAACACATCACTGTGGTGGACAGCGGGAAACACCAGAAGAGTGGGAATGGACACATCCAGACCAATGGCACAGTCTGTGTGGGGAAAGTAAAGGAAATCTAA
- the cdc20 gene encoding cell division cycle protein 20 homolog — MAHFGFENDIHSILRLDMPITNAPVARWQRKASSSSAPPLNSLSPGKSTNVSLNSSKTPSKTPGKNKKQTPSKMGGDRFIPTRNSKQMDVATFLLTKEIEPMDTNKSAMSEKQKARSVLLNGYNIDDAKILHIGGKSLNAPEGYQNNLKVLYSQAITPASIKKTRYISSTPDRILDAPEVRNDFYLNLLDWSSRNMLAVALHNKVYLWNATWGDIVLLMKLEHDEDYVSSLSWTQEGSYLAVGTSNCNVQLYDVENQKLLRSMAGHTARVGSLSWNEHVISSGSRSGNIQHHDVRVADHHICTLTGHLQEVCGLQWSPDGRYLASGGNDNLVHVWPRVQEGSVSNARQSVCSWSEHQGAVKALAWCAWQPNILASGGGTSDRHIRIWNVNSNSCISSFDTRSQISSLAFAPNYKELVSAHGYAHNNVVIWKYPSLAKVAELSAHEDRVLNLALSPDRSTVATVAGDETIRLWKSFELDPAKKKAKERMVLSTSSAIHQSIR, encoded by the exons ATGGCACATTTTGGGTTTGAGAATGACATACATAGCATCTTGAGGCTGGATATGCCCATCACAAACGCTCCCGTGGCGAGGTGGCAGCGAAAGGCCAGCTCATCGAGCGCTCCCCCTCTGAACAGTTTGTCCCCTGGTAAATCTACCAATGTGTCTCTAAATTCATCGAAAACCCCAAGCAAGACGCCAG GCAAAAATAAGAAGCAAACACCTTCTAAGATGGGCGGTGACCGTTTCATTCCGACCagaaacagcaaacaaatggATGTGGCAACTTTCCTGCTCACAAAGGAGATTGAACCCATGGATACAAACAAGTCAGCGATGTCA gaaaagcagaaagcCCGGTCTGTATTATTGAACGGATACAACATCGATGATGCGAAGATCCTGCACATTGGAGGGAAGTCGTTGAATGCGCCAGAGG GTTATCAAAACAATTTGAAGGTTCTGTACAGTCAGGCCATAACTCCTGCCTCTATCAAAAAGACAAGATACATTTCTTCAACTCCGGACAGGATTTTGGATGCTCCTGAAGTTCGCAATGATTTTT ATTTGAATCTGCTTGACTGGAGCAGTCGGAATATGCTTGCTGTGGCGCTTCATAACAAAGTTTACCTTTGGAATGCGACTTGGGGAGACATCGTTCTTCTCATGAAGTTGGAGCATGATGAGGACTATGTCTCTTCACTGTCCTGGACCCAAGAGGGAAGCTACTTAGCTGTTGGCACCAGTAACTGCaatgttcag CTGTACGATGTTGAAAACCAGAAGCTTCTGCGCAGCATGGCTGGTCATACAGCGAGAGTTGGAAGCCTCAGCTGGAATGAGCATGTTATTTCCAG tGGCTCGAGATCAGGAAACATTCAACATCATGATGTGCGGGTGGCGGACCATCACATCTGCACACTCACTGGTCACCTGCAGGAGGTGTGTGGGCTGCAGTGGTCCCCTGATGGAAGATACCTCGCCAGCGGAGGCAATGACAACTTGGTGCATGTGTGGCCCCGTGTGCAGGAGGGCAGTGTCAGCAACGCCCGCCAGTCTGTCTGCTCCTGGAGTGAACATCAAGGAGCTGTCAAG GCTTTGGCCTGGTGTGCGTGGCAGCCCAACATCCTTGCGTCTGGAGGTGGAACCAGTGATCGTCATATCCGTATCTGGAATGTAAACAGCAACTCCTGCATCAGCTCCTTTGACACTCGGTCACAG ATCTCGTCACTGGCGTTTGCACCTAATTACAAGGAGCTGGTCTCTGCCCATGGGTACGCCCACAACAATGTCGTGATCTGGAAGTACCCGTCTCTTGCCAAAGTTGCAGAACTCAGTG CCCACGAGGACAGAGTTCTCAATTTGGCTCTGAGCCCAGACAGATCTACCGTTGCAACGGTGGCTGGAGACGAGACCATTCGTCTTTGGAAAAGTTTTGAATTGGATCCTGCTAAGAAGAAGGCGAAAGAGAGGATGGTTCTATCAACCAGCAGTGCGATTCATCAGTCAATCAGAtaa
- the ppp1r7 gene encoding protein phosphatase 1 regulatory subunit 7: MASRSVGELQEMEVDRRGESEESGDDDTRRRSSINGDVDPAQPTNTSKEESPVDMETITLDPEEEDVDLVHCRIGKIEGLEVLQKAKTLSLRQNLIKKIENLTSVSSLQELDLYDNQIRKLENLHHLTELDQLDVSFNILRKVEGLEQLTQLKKLFLLHNKICSISNLEHLTSLEMLELGSNRIRVIENLDTLSSLQSLFLGTNKIDKLQNMEGLHSLTVLSIQSNRITKIEGLQNLVNLKELYLSHNGIEVIEGLENNKKLTTLDIAANRIKTIENISHLTDLQEFWMNDNQIDNWSDLDELKNAKSLETVYLERNPLQKDPQYRRKIMLSLPTVRQIDATFIRF, encoded by the exons ATGGCTTCCAGGTCTGTCGGAGAGCTTCAAGAAATGGAAG TGGACCGAAGGGGCGAGTCTGAGGAGTCTGGCGATGATgacaccaggaggaggagcagcatcaATGGCGACGTGGATCCCGCTCAGCCCACTAACACAA GTAAAGAAGAGTCTCCTGTTGACATGGAAACCATCACTCTGGACCCAGAAGAAGAG GACGTTGATCTTGTTCATTGCCGTATTGGAAAGATTGAAGGACTGGAGGTGCTACAAAAGGCAAAA ACGCTCTCTCTGCGACAGAATCTCATTAAAAAGATAGAAAACCTCACCAGTGTGAGCTCGTTGCAGGAACTAGACCTGTATGACAATCAGATCCgcaagctggagaacctgcacCACCTCACGGAGTTGGA TCAGCTTGATGTTTCCTTCAACATTCTGAGGAAGGTGGAGGGTTTGGAGCAGTTGACTCAGTTGAAGAAACTTTTTCTGCTTCACAACAAAATTTGCAGCATTTCCAACCTGGAACACTTAACGAGCCTGGAGATGCTGGAGCTGGGCTCCAATCGCATCCGG GTGATAGAAAACCTGGACACGCTTTCTTCATTACAAAGTTTGTTTCTTGGCACCAATAAAATAGACAAGCTTCAGAATATGGAGGGTTTACACAGCCTGACTGTGTTGAGCATTCAG AGTAACCGGATTACTAAAATTGAGGGTCTGCAGAACCTCGTCAACCTGAAAGAGCTCTATCTGAGCCACAATGGCATTGAGGTCATTGAGGGCTTGGAAAACAAT AAAAAGCTTACGACCCTGGACATTGCAGCCAATCGGATAAAGACGATAGAAAACATCAGCCATCTGACTGATCTGCAGGAGTTCTGG ATGAACGACAACCAGATCGATAACTGGTCAGATCTGGACGAGTTGAAGAATGCCAAGTCTCTCGAGACGGTATATCTTGAGCGAAACCCCCTACAAAAGGATCCTCAATACCGGCGAAAGATCATGCTGTCGCTGCCCACTGTACGCCAGATAGATGCCACGTTCATCCGCTTCTAA